From a single Phocoena sinus isolate mPhoSin1 chromosome 1, mPhoSin1.pri, whole genome shotgun sequence genomic region:
- the CD55 gene encoding complement decay-accelerating factor isoform X4, which yields MNFVKVKKSCANPREIKNGYVSITHDLLFGSPIHFSCNTGYKLVGATSSYCSLAGNTVEWSDPFPECQEILCPEPPEIDHGMIEKKQNSYAYRQSVTYKCMKGFALHGESSINCTVRDDQGEWSGPPPECKETFQIYKVTPAVQKPTRVHVPATKAPSFPQKSTTVNAPATKVPPILQKSTTVNVSGTEAPPTPQKPTTVTVSATEAPPTPQKPTTVKVSATETPPTPQKPTTVKVSATEAPPPPQKLIKINSSATKSPLVSQRPTTVNVPATEVSSASQKPSTANDSATTAQNSPISNTVSTAAQNPIMANASASQATPTTQRFTTAKSSLTQNLRATQKSTAVHTPVIKSLHATQRLTSAHVTATRSPAVHGAATRFHATSTPKGGGSSTSGASIIASGKCGSLAVNRICPRFRMCNLCSWKIILSFKCLRNTIKIQCLWMPKRKQVNAFYRCVLYYHQVLGRFLSIPHHVLVPR from the exons ATGAATTTTGTAAAAgtga AAAAATCATGTGCTAaccctagagaaataaaaaatggttaTGTCAGTATAACACATGACCTATTATTTGGATCGCCCATCCATTTTTCATGTAATACAGG gtacaaATTAGTTGGTGCAACTTCTAGTTACTGTTCTCTTGCGGGAAATACTGTTGAGTGGAGTGATCCGTTTCCAGAATGCCAAG aaattttatgtCCAGAACCACCAGAAATTGACCATGGAATgattgaaaagaaacaaaacagttaCGCATATAGACAATCTGTaacatataaatgtatgaaaGGCTTCGCCCTGCATGGAGAGAGCTCTATCAATTGTACTGTAAGAGATGACCAAGGAGAGTGGAGTGGCCCCCCACCTGAATGCAAAG AAACCTTTCAAATTTACAAAGTCACACCAGCAGTTCAGAAACCCACCAGAGTACATGTTCCAGCTACCAAAGCCCCATCATTTCCTCAGAAATCCACCACAGTGAATGCTCCAGCTACAAAGGTCCCACCAATTCTTCAGAAATCCACCACTGTAAATGTTTCAGGTACAGAAGCCCCACCAACTCCTCAGAAACCCACGACTGTAACGGTTTCAGCTACAGAAGCCCCACCAACTCCTCAGAAACCCACGACTGTAAAAGTATCAGCTACAGAAACCCCACCAACTCCTCAGAAACCCACCACTGTAAAAGTTTCAGCTACAGAAGCCCCACCACCTCCTCAGAAACTCATCAAAATAAATTCTTCAGCTACAAAGTCCCCACTAGTTTCTCAGAGACCCACCACTGTAAATGTTCCAGCTACAGAAGTCTCATCAGCTTCTCAGAAACCTTCCACAGCAAATGATTCAGCCACAACAGCCCAAAATTCCCCCATATCAAACACTGTCTCTACAGCAGCTCAGAATCCCATCATGGCAAATGCTTCTGCATCACAGGCCACACCAACAACCCAAAGATTCACCACGGCAAAATCTTCACTTACACAGAATCTTAGAGCAACACAAAAGTCCACTGCTGTACATACCCCAGTGATCAAGAGTCTCCATGCAACACAAAGATTGACCTCTGCTCATGTTACAGCAACAAGGAGTCCAGCTGTTCACGGGGCAGCCACACGTTTTCATGCAACAAGCACACCTAAAGGAGGAGGAAGCTCTACTTCAG gtgcTAGCATTATTGCATCGGGTAAGTGTGGCTCTCTGGCAGTTAACAGAATTTGTCCTCGCTTTCGGATGTGTAATCTATGTTCCTGGAAAATTATATTGTCTTTTAAGTGTCTTAGGAATACTATTAAAATACAGTGTTTATGGATGCCAAAGAGAAAACAGGTAAATGCATTTTATCGATGTGTTTTGTACTACCATCAGGTGCTTGGTAGGTTCCTAAGTATTCCCCACCATGTTCTTGTTCCAAGGTAA
- the CD55 gene encoding complement decay-accelerating factor isoform X3, producing the protein MSSARRSATVVLRLLGGLAPPLLLLLLRPPAASGDCSLPPDVPNAQPALGALTSFPIQSTVTYKCNEGFVKVPGKADSVVCLNNKWSEVAEFCNRSCDVPTRLLFASLKKSYTKQNYFPEGSTVEYDCRLGYIRDHSLSGKLTCLQNFTWSKPDEFCKKKSCANPREIKNGYVSITHDLLFGSPIHFSCNTGYKLVGATSSYCSLAGNTVEWSDPFPECQEILCPEPPEIDHGMIEKKQNSYAYRQSVTYKCMKGFALHGESSINCTVRDDQGEWSGPPPECKETFQIYKVTPAVQKPTRVHVPATKAPSFPQKSTTVNAPATKVPPILQKSTTVNVSGTEAPPTPQKPTTVTVSATEAPPTPQKPTTVKVSATETPPTPQKPTTVKVSATEAPPPPQKLIKINSSATKSPLVSQRPTTVNVPATEVSSASQKPSTANDSATTAQNSPISNTVSTAAQNPIMANASASQATPTTQRFTTAKSSLTQNLRATQKSTAVHTPVIKSLHATQRLTSAHVTATRSPAVHGAATRFHATSTPKGGGSSTSGASIIASVY; encoded by the exons ATGAGTTCCGCGCGGCGGAGCGCTACAGTTGTGCTGCGCCTACTGGGCGGGCTGGCcccgccgctgctgctgctgctcctgcGTCCTCCGGCTGCGTCGG GTGACTGCAGCCTTCCCCCAGATGTACCTAATGCCCAACCAGCTTTGGGAGCTCTTACAAGTTTTCCCATACAAAGCACAGTAACATACAAATGCAACGAAGGCTTTGTAAAAGTTCCTGGCAAGGCAGACTCAGTGGTCTGTCTGAATAATAAATGGTCAGAGGTTGCAGAATTTTGTAATC GTAGCTGTGATGTTCCAACCAGGCTACTTTTTGCATCTCTCAAAAAGTCTTATACCAAACAGAATTATTTCCCAGAAGGTTCCACTGTAGAATATGATTGCCGTTTGGGCTACATAAGGGACCATTCTCTCTCAGGAAAACTAACTTGCCTTCAGAATTTTACGTGGTCCAAACCTGATGAATTTTGTAAAA AAAAATCATGTGCTAaccctagagaaataaaaaatggttaTGTCAGTATAACACATGACCTATTATTTGGATCGCCCATCCATTTTTCATGTAATACAGG gtacaaATTAGTTGGTGCAACTTCTAGTTACTGTTCTCTTGCGGGAAATACTGTTGAGTGGAGTGATCCGTTTCCAGAATGCCAAG aaattttatgtCCAGAACCACCAGAAATTGACCATGGAATgattgaaaagaaacaaaacagttaCGCATATAGACAATCTGTaacatataaatgtatgaaaGGCTTCGCCCTGCATGGAGAGAGCTCTATCAATTGTACTGTAAGAGATGACCAAGGAGAGTGGAGTGGCCCCCCACCTGAATGCAAAG AAACCTTTCAAATTTACAAAGTCACACCAGCAGTTCAGAAACCCACCAGAGTACATGTTCCAGCTACCAAAGCCCCATCATTTCCTCAGAAATCCACCACAGTGAATGCTCCAGCTACAAAGGTCCCACCAATTCTTCAGAAATCCACCACTGTAAATGTTTCAGGTACAGAAGCCCCACCAACTCCTCAGAAACCCACGACTGTAACGGTTTCAGCTACAGAAGCCCCACCAACTCCTCAGAAACCCACGACTGTAAAAGTATCAGCTACAGAAACCCCACCAACTCCTCAGAAACCCACCACTGTAAAAGTTTCAGCTACAGAAGCCCCACCACCTCCTCAGAAACTCATCAAAATAAATTCTTCAGCTACAAAGTCCCCACTAGTTTCTCAGAGACCCACCACTGTAAATGTTCCAGCTACAGAAGTCTCATCAGCTTCTCAGAAACCTTCCACAGCAAATGATTCAGCCACAACAGCCCAAAATTCCCCCATATCAAACACTGTCTCTACAGCAGCTCAGAATCCCATCATGGCAAATGCTTCTGCATCACAGGCCACACCAACAACCCAAAGATTCACCACGGCAAAATCTTCACTTACACAGAATCTTAGAGCAACACAAAAGTCCACTGCTGTACATACCCCAGTGATCAAGAGTCTCCATGCAACACAAAGATTGACCTCTGCTCATGTTACAGCAACAAGGAGTCCAGCTGTTCACGGGGCAGCCACACGTTTTCATGCAACAAGCACACCTAAAGGAGGAGGAAGCTCTACTTCAG gtgcTAGCATTATTGCATCGG
- the CD55 gene encoding complement decay-accelerating factor isoform X2, which yields MSSARRSATVVLRLLGGLAPPLLLLLLRPPAASGDCSLPPDVPNAQPALGALTSFPIQSTVTYKCNEGFVKVPGKADSVVCLNNKWSEVAEFCNRSCDVPTRLLFASLKKSYTKQNYFPEGSTVEYDCRLGYIRDHSLSGKLTCLQNFTWSKPDEFCKKKSCANPREIKNGYVSITHDLLFGSPIHFSCNTGYKLVGATSSYCSLAGNTVEWSDPFPECQEILCPEPPEIDHGMIEKKQNSYAYRQSVTYKCMKGFALHGESSINCTVRDDQGEWSGPPPECKETFQIYKVTPAVQKPTRVHVPATKAPSFPQKSTTVNAPATKVPPILQKSTTVNVSGTEAPPTPQKPTTVTVSATEAPPTPQKPTTVKVSATETPPTPQKPTTVKVSATEAPPPPQKLIKINSSATKSPLVSQRPTTVNVPATEVSSASQKPSTANDSATTAQNSPISNTVSTAAQNPIMANASASQATPTTQRFTTAKSSLTQNLRATQKSTAVHTPVIKSLHATQRLTSAHVTATRSPAVHGAATRFHATSTPKGGGSSTSGASIIASGHICTTLTVLLMMLVTIG from the exons ATGAGTTCCGCGCGGCGGAGCGCTACAGTTGTGCTGCGCCTACTGGGCGGGCTGGCcccgccgctgctgctgctgctcctgcGTCCTCCGGCTGCGTCGG GTGACTGCAGCCTTCCCCCAGATGTACCTAATGCCCAACCAGCTTTGGGAGCTCTTACAAGTTTTCCCATACAAAGCACAGTAACATACAAATGCAACGAAGGCTTTGTAAAAGTTCCTGGCAAGGCAGACTCAGTGGTCTGTCTGAATAATAAATGGTCAGAGGTTGCAGAATTTTGTAATC GTAGCTGTGATGTTCCAACCAGGCTACTTTTTGCATCTCTCAAAAAGTCTTATACCAAACAGAATTATTTCCCAGAAGGTTCCACTGTAGAATATGATTGCCGTTTGGGCTACATAAGGGACCATTCTCTCTCAGGAAAACTAACTTGCCTTCAGAATTTTACGTGGTCCAAACCTGATGAATTTTGTAAAA AAAAATCATGTGCTAaccctagagaaataaaaaatggttaTGTCAGTATAACACATGACCTATTATTTGGATCGCCCATCCATTTTTCATGTAATACAGG gtacaaATTAGTTGGTGCAACTTCTAGTTACTGTTCTCTTGCGGGAAATACTGTTGAGTGGAGTGATCCGTTTCCAGAATGCCAAG aaattttatgtCCAGAACCACCAGAAATTGACCATGGAATgattgaaaagaaacaaaacagttaCGCATATAGACAATCTGTaacatataaatgtatgaaaGGCTTCGCCCTGCATGGAGAGAGCTCTATCAATTGTACTGTAAGAGATGACCAAGGAGAGTGGAGTGGCCCCCCACCTGAATGCAAAG AAACCTTTCAAATTTACAAAGTCACACCAGCAGTTCAGAAACCCACCAGAGTACATGTTCCAGCTACCAAAGCCCCATCATTTCCTCAGAAATCCACCACAGTGAATGCTCCAGCTACAAAGGTCCCACCAATTCTTCAGAAATCCACCACTGTAAATGTTTCAGGTACAGAAGCCCCACCAACTCCTCAGAAACCCACGACTGTAACGGTTTCAGCTACAGAAGCCCCACCAACTCCTCAGAAACCCACGACTGTAAAAGTATCAGCTACAGAAACCCCACCAACTCCTCAGAAACCCACCACTGTAAAAGTTTCAGCTACAGAAGCCCCACCACCTCCTCAGAAACTCATCAAAATAAATTCTTCAGCTACAAAGTCCCCACTAGTTTCTCAGAGACCCACCACTGTAAATGTTCCAGCTACAGAAGTCTCATCAGCTTCTCAGAAACCTTCCACAGCAAATGATTCAGCCACAACAGCCCAAAATTCCCCCATATCAAACACTGTCTCTACAGCAGCTCAGAATCCCATCATGGCAAATGCTTCTGCATCACAGGCCACACCAACAACCCAAAGATTCACCACGGCAAAATCTTCACTTACACAGAATCTTAGAGCAACACAAAAGTCCACTGCTGTACATACCCCAGTGATCAAGAGTCTCCATGCAACACAAAGATTGACCTCTGCTCATGTTACAGCAACAAGGAGTCCAGCTGTTCACGGGGCAGCCACACGTTTTCATGCAACAAGCACACCTAAAGGAGGAGGAAGCTCTACTTCAG gtgcTAGCATTATTGCATCGG
- the CD55 gene encoding complement decay-accelerating factor isoform X1, which translates to MSSARRSATVVLRLLGGLAPPLLLLLLRPPAASGDCSLPPDVPNAQPALGALTSFPIQSTVTYKCNEGFVKVPGKADSVVCLNNKWSEVAEFCNRSCDVPTRLLFASLKKSYTKQNYFPEGSTVEYDCRLGYIRDHSLSGKLTCLQNFTWSKPDEFCKKKSCANPREIKNGYVSITHDLLFGSPIHFSCNTGYKLVGATSSYCSLAGNTVEWSDPFPECQEILCPEPPEIDHGMIEKKQNSYAYRQSVTYKCMKGFALHGESSINCTVRDDQGEWSGPPPECKETFQIYKVTPAVQKPTRVHVPATKAPSFPQKSTTVNAPATKVPPILQKSTTVNVSGTEAPPTPQKPTTVTVSATEAPPTPQKPTTVKVSATETPPTPQKPTTVKVSATEAPPPPQKLIKINSSATKSPLVSQRPTTVNVPATEVSSASQKPSTANDSATTAQNSPISNTVSTAAQNPIMANASASQATPTTQRFTTAKSSLTQNLRATQKSTAVHTPVIKSLHATQRLTSAHVTATRSPAVHGAATRFHATSTPKGGGSSTSGASIIASGKCGSLAVNRICPRFRMCNLCSWKIILSFKCLRNTIKIQCLWMPKRKQVNAFYRCVLYYHQVLGRFLSIPHHVLVPR; encoded by the exons ATGAGTTCCGCGCGGCGGAGCGCTACAGTTGTGCTGCGCCTACTGGGCGGGCTGGCcccgccgctgctgctgctgctcctgcGTCCTCCGGCTGCGTCGG GTGACTGCAGCCTTCCCCCAGATGTACCTAATGCCCAACCAGCTTTGGGAGCTCTTACAAGTTTTCCCATACAAAGCACAGTAACATACAAATGCAACGAAGGCTTTGTAAAAGTTCCTGGCAAGGCAGACTCAGTGGTCTGTCTGAATAATAAATGGTCAGAGGTTGCAGAATTTTGTAATC GTAGCTGTGATGTTCCAACCAGGCTACTTTTTGCATCTCTCAAAAAGTCTTATACCAAACAGAATTATTTCCCAGAAGGTTCCACTGTAGAATATGATTGCCGTTTGGGCTACATAAGGGACCATTCTCTCTCAGGAAAACTAACTTGCCTTCAGAATTTTACGTGGTCCAAACCTGATGAATTTTGTAAAA AAAAATCATGTGCTAaccctagagaaataaaaaatggttaTGTCAGTATAACACATGACCTATTATTTGGATCGCCCATCCATTTTTCATGTAATACAGG gtacaaATTAGTTGGTGCAACTTCTAGTTACTGTTCTCTTGCGGGAAATACTGTTGAGTGGAGTGATCCGTTTCCAGAATGCCAAG aaattttatgtCCAGAACCACCAGAAATTGACCATGGAATgattgaaaagaaacaaaacagttaCGCATATAGACAATCTGTaacatataaatgtatgaaaGGCTTCGCCCTGCATGGAGAGAGCTCTATCAATTGTACTGTAAGAGATGACCAAGGAGAGTGGAGTGGCCCCCCACCTGAATGCAAAG AAACCTTTCAAATTTACAAAGTCACACCAGCAGTTCAGAAACCCACCAGAGTACATGTTCCAGCTACCAAAGCCCCATCATTTCCTCAGAAATCCACCACAGTGAATGCTCCAGCTACAAAGGTCCCACCAATTCTTCAGAAATCCACCACTGTAAATGTTTCAGGTACAGAAGCCCCACCAACTCCTCAGAAACCCACGACTGTAACGGTTTCAGCTACAGAAGCCCCACCAACTCCTCAGAAACCCACGACTGTAAAAGTATCAGCTACAGAAACCCCACCAACTCCTCAGAAACCCACCACTGTAAAAGTTTCAGCTACAGAAGCCCCACCACCTCCTCAGAAACTCATCAAAATAAATTCTTCAGCTACAAAGTCCCCACTAGTTTCTCAGAGACCCACCACTGTAAATGTTCCAGCTACAGAAGTCTCATCAGCTTCTCAGAAACCTTCCACAGCAAATGATTCAGCCACAACAGCCCAAAATTCCCCCATATCAAACACTGTCTCTACAGCAGCTCAGAATCCCATCATGGCAAATGCTTCTGCATCACAGGCCACACCAACAACCCAAAGATTCACCACGGCAAAATCTTCACTTACACAGAATCTTAGAGCAACACAAAAGTCCACTGCTGTACATACCCCAGTGATCAAGAGTCTCCATGCAACACAAAGATTGACCTCTGCTCATGTTACAGCAACAAGGAGTCCAGCTGTTCACGGGGCAGCCACACGTTTTCATGCAACAAGCACACCTAAAGGAGGAGGAAGCTCTACTTCAG gtgcTAGCATTATTGCATCGGGTAAGTGTGGCTCTCTGGCAGTTAACAGAATTTGTCCTCGCTTTCGGATGTGTAATCTATGTTCCTGGAAAATTATATTGTCTTTTAAGTGTCTTAGGAATACTATTAAAATACAGTGTTTATGGATGCCAAAGAGAAAACAGGTAAATGCATTTTATCGATGTGTTTTGTACTACCATCAGGTGCTTGGTAGGTTCCTAAGTATTCCCCACCATGTTCTTGTTCCAAGGTAA